A portion of the Thermosediminibacter oceani DSM 16646 genome contains these proteins:
- a CDS encoding OsmC family protein, which produces MAKVTFKAKADWKGGLVAEATARGFKVTLDEPKDLGGTDTAMNPVEMLLCSLGGCMTIAASAFAPMCGVELKGFSVELEGDLDPDGFLGKNPNVRKGFSEIRYRMYIVSDSPEENIKKLYKMIEERCPVKDTLQGVPVSGEMIIEK; this is translated from the coding sequence GCAAAAGTGACCTTCAAAGCTAAAGCGGATTGGAAAGGCGGGTTGGTAGCCGAAGCAACCGCCAGGGGTTTTAAGGTTACCCTCGACGAACCCAAAGACCTCGGCGGAACCGATACTGCCATGAACCCCGTTGAGATGCTCCTTTGTTCTCTGGGGGGCTGCATGACCATCGCAGCCAGTGCTTTCGCGCCGATGTGCGGCGTAGAATTGAAGGGTTTTTCCGTGGAACTTGAGGGAGACCTGGATCCCGACGGATTTCTAGGGAAAAATCCGAATGTTAGAAAAGGCTTTTCCGAGATACGCTACAGGATGTACATAGTTTCCGATTCCCCGGAGGAAAACATAAAGAAACTGTACAAAATGATAGAAGAAAGGTGTCCTGTCAAGGATACCCTTCAGGGCGTACCCGTTAGCGGCGAAATGATAATTGAAAAATAA